The proteins below are encoded in one region of Candidatus Neomarinimicrobiota bacterium:
- a CDS encoding NTP transferase domain-containing protein has translation MSQQLAVVIMAAGKGTRMKRDDIPKVCNLVLGKPLIQYVVDQAKSLSASKIICIVGHKQEIVRQALKDEPVLFAEQLEQLGTGHAVLQTAELLDGFDGDVIVLSGDVPLLKGSTLRALLSKHHEGNFVATVLTAMAENPTGYGRVVRTPEDYFDQVVEHKDATEDQLSINEINSGIYVFDSQKLFSELSKVGNSNAQGEYYLPDVLPLLQKEGAKVGVEICETFSEIQGINTVDELKTVEAKILVSQE, from the coding sequence ATGTCTCAACAATTAGCAGTGGTGATCATGGCAGCGGGTAAAGGTACCCGTATGAAACGTGATGATATCCCCAAGGTCTGCAATCTCGTTTTAGGAAAACCCCTTATTCAATATGTTGTGGATCAGGCCAAAAGTTTATCAGCTTCGAAAATCATCTGCATTGTTGGGCATAAACAGGAAATTGTGCGGCAAGCCTTGAAAGATGAACCTGTTCTTTTTGCAGAACAACTGGAACAACTGGGTACCGGTCATGCCGTCCTTCAAACTGCAGAACTTCTGGATGGATTTGATGGAGATGTCATCGTTTTATCTGGAGATGTCCCCCTGTTAAAAGGGAGCACGCTCCGCGCCTTACTTTCAAAACATCATGAAGGCAACTTTGTCGCTACTGTACTTACTGCCATGGCAGAAAATCCTACTGGATATGGACGTGTCGTTCGAACCCCTGAAGATTACTTCGATCAGGTTGTGGAACACAAGGATGCTACTGAAGATCAGCTAAGCATCAACGAAATTAATTCTGGCATTTATGTTTTTGATAGTCAAAAACTCTTCTCTGAATTGAGCAAAGTGGGGAATAGCAACGCCCAGGGCGAATATTACCTGCCGGATGTCCTCCCCCTTCTTCAAAAAGAAGGTGCAAAGGTAGGTGTTGAAATCTGCGAAACTTTTTCTGAAATTCAGGGTATCAACACTGTAGACGAATTAAAAACAGTGGAAGCGAAGATTTTAGTCTCGCAGGAGTGA